The Rhodobacteraceae bacterium LMO-JJ12 genome contains the following window.
CCGTCGATATGGATGCGAGGCTGGCGAACGGCCAGTTCGATCTGATCGTGCTGGACGTCATGATGCCCGGAGAAGACGGCCTTTCGGTCTGTCGTCGTCTCTCGGCCAAGGGCACCATGCCCATCCTGATGCTGACGGCGCTCGGCGAAGAGACGGACCGGATCGTCGGCCTCGAGATCGGCGCGGACGACTACCTCGCCAAGCCGTTCAACCCACGCGAGTTGATCGCCCGGATCAAGGCGATCCTGCGTCGGGCTTCCCGGCCAGAGCTTCATGCGGGCTCCCTGTCTGGCCGCCGAATCGCATTCGCGCATTGGATCCTGGACGCCGACAGTCGGTTACTCACGCCGGAAGACGGTGAGCAGGTCGATCTGACCGGAGCCGAGTTCAAGCTGCTCACAGTCCTGTTGGAGCGTCCTCGCGTCGTGCTCAACCGCGATCAATTGCTCGATCTAACGGCGAGCCGGGCAGCCTCAGTCTTTGATCGGACCATCGACAATCAAATTAGCCGGTTGCGCCGCAAGATTGAGCTCGACCCAGCGCGGCCGCGTCTCATCACGACAGTGCGTGGCGGCGGGTATTGTCTGGCGGCCGACGTGGAAGTGCTGAGCTGATGCCTCGGATTTTTGACAGCCTTCGGGTCCAACTGGTCCTCCTGATCATTGCGGCACTCGCAGTCGCCCAAGCGGTCAGTCTCTGGCTGTTTGTAGACGAACGCAGCCTTGCCGTGCGCGCCGCACTCGGCTTTGAGGCCGCGGGCCGCGCCGCCAATGTGGTGCGTTTGATCGAGGAGGCACCCGATAGCCTGCAACCAGCAATTCTGCGGGCTGCAAATTCGCCGCTTGTCCGGTTCGATCTGTCGGATGCACCGACTGTCGACCATAAAACCCATGCAGACAGCGGTGCTGTTGAAGCACGGGTGCGTGGTCTACTTGGCCAATCGAACCGCCGAGAAATCCGTGTGGAACTGCATGAGGTCGAACACGGCATAATGCCGATGCCACATCTCACCCCCGAAATGGCTGAAATGCATCTGGCGATGATGCGCGGAGACCTGTCCGCGATCGAAATGCAGCTCTCCATCGCATTGACCAATGGGCAATGGCTGAACGTCGGAACGCGGTTTGAGCGACCGCCACTTCAATGGCCGTGGATTTCGTTTGTCAGTTTCGGGATGACAGCTGCGATCATCCTGGTGGTGGCGTTCTGGTTTTTGCTCACACGGTTGACGGGGCCGCTTCGGCGGGTCTCGCAGGCCGCCGACCAGCTTGGGCGCGGCGAAGACGTTAATTCCCTGCCGCTGATTGGCCCGGGTGAAGTGCGCGATCTGACCCGTGCGTTCAACCGAATGCAGGACAGGCTGACCCGCTTCATTGCCGACCGAACACAGCTTCTGGCGGCCCTGGGCCACGACTTGCGCTCGCCGCTGACGGCATTGCGGGTGCGTGCCGAAATGGTCGAAGAAGACGAGACGCGCGACAGCCTGATCGTCTCCATAGAAGAAATGCAGGAGATGGTGGACGCAACCCTTGCCTTTGCACGAGGGATGGCCAGTGCAGAAAGCTATGAGACGGTGGAACTGGGCGCATATCTCGCGCGCCTTCGATCAGACATGATGGGTGCCTTCACGCTGGAGGATGATGGCACAGCGCCCGTGCGCCTGCGTCTGCGGCCTCAATCGCTGCGACGTGCCCTGCGCAACATCATCGAGAACGCGCAGCGTTACGGTGGCGCGGCCCATGTCGCCTTCGGACAGGATGCCGACCACGCCTTGATCACCGTTTCCGACGACGGCCCCGGTATTCCCGAAACCGATCTGGAACAAGTGTTCGAGCCGTTCTTCAGGCTCGAAAAATCCCGATCGCGTGAAACTGGCGGCACAGGGCTTGGCCTGTCAATTGCCCGGACAATCATCCGTGCGCATGGCGGTGACGTGAGCCTGTCGAACAAAAGTGCCGGTGGCCTTGAAGCGACCGTGACACTGCCACTCGAACTGCAATCTCAGACAGATGAAAGGAAACAATCATGAAAACTCGCATGTTTATCGCCACACCTATCCTCCTGTGGTCCTTAACGGGCCCGGCACTGGCGGACAGCGACCGAGGCTTCGGCCATATGTGGGGTGGCGGATACGGTATGTTTGGTGGCCTGATGATGGTGGTTTTCTGGGGGCTGATCATCGGATTGATCGTGCTCGCAATCCGCGGATTTTCGGGCCGTTCCGACACTGGCGCAGGACAAAGCGCCTTGGACATTCTCAAAGAGCGCTATGCCCGCGGCGAGATCGAAGAAGACGAATATGAGCGGCGGAAGGCGAAACTGGAAAGCTGAATAAAAATTATAACGCTGAGATTGTTGCAGACTGTAGCATCCGCCCCCGCTGCGACAGAGCGTTACACGATAGGTCGTGTGCCAAGGTTGATGAAATCGCATACGTGGCTAGCTTTGAAATAACGCGCACGCTGAATATGAAAGGACGGAGCATATGAGACTAACTCTACTGACGCTCACCGCCGCACTGATGGCGAGCAGCGCCGCATTGGCCGACGTTTACATTCCGGAGGGAGAACCCGGCACGGCGTTGCATCTCGATAGCAACCTCAACGTCGTCGATCGTATCACTGGTCTCCACAATGTCCACGGCATGGCAGGTGCACCGAAGCGCGGATTGCTGGTTGCGGGCAGCCTATCGGCTACCATTCCGGGAGAGGTGGCCAAGCCGGCCGCTGTTTCTGAGGAAGACCACGCGGCCCATCATGGCGGAGCTACCAAGCCTTCCCCCGCGACCGCGAGCCAGGTGACGCTGGTCGATGCCGAAAGCCACGAGATTTTGCGCCGGATCGAGGTTCCGGGCATCGTTCACCACGTCGAGGTTTCGACCGACGAACGCTATGCGGTTGTCACTCATCCTGGGCTTGGCGCGGTCTCCGTGATCGACCTCGAGTCCGGCGAAGTCCCTGCAACCGTCATGACCGGGCCGATACCGGAATACGCCGTTGTAGACCCGGTAACAGGACGTTTCTTCGTTTCGAACGCGGGCAACAACACGATCAGCGATCTCGATCCCGAGGACGGGATCGTGACGCGGAATTTCAGGCTCCAGGGAGCGCCCAAGCACATGCA
Protein-coding sequences here:
- a CDS encoding response regulator yields the protein MTDQPHILVVDDHREIRDSVTRYLEKNGMRATAARDAVDMDARLANGQFDLIVLDVMMPGEDGLSVCRRLSAKGTMPILMLTALGEETDRIVGLEIGADDYLAKPFNPRELIARIKAILRRASRPELHAGSLSGRRIAFAHWILDADSRLLTPEDGEQVDLTGAEFKLLTVLLERPRVVLNRDQLLDLTASRAASVFDRTIDNQISRLRRKIELDPARPRLITTVRGGGYCLAADVEVLS
- a CDS encoding ATP-binding protein, with amino-acid sequence MPRIFDSLRVQLVLLIIAALAVAQAVSLWLFVDERSLAVRAALGFEAAGRAANVVRLIEEAPDSLQPAILRAANSPLVRFDLSDAPTVDHKTHADSGAVEARVRGLLGQSNRREIRVELHEVEHGIMPMPHLTPEMAEMHLAMMRGDLSAIEMQLSIALTNGQWLNVGTRFERPPLQWPWISFVSFGMTAAIILVVAFWFLLTRLTGPLRRVSQAADQLGRGEDVNSLPLIGPGEVRDLTRAFNRMQDRLTRFIADRTQLLAALGHDLRSPLTALRVRAEMVEEDETRDSLIVSIEEMQEMVDATLAFARGMASAESYETVELGAYLARLRSDMMGAFTLEDDGTAPVRLRLRPQSLRRALRNIIENAQRYGGAAHVAFGQDADHALITVSDDGPGIPETDLEQVFEPFFRLEKSRSRETGGTGLGLSIARTIIRAHGGDVSLSNKSAGGLEATVTLPLELQSQTDERKQS
- a CDS encoding SHOCT domain-containing protein; this encodes MKTRMFIATPILLWSLTGPALADSDRGFGHMWGGGYGMFGGLMMVVFWGLIIGLIVLAIRGFSGRSDTGAGQSALDILKERYARGEIEEDEYERRKAKLES
- a CDS encoding YncE family protein, with product MRLTLLTLTAALMASSAALADVYIPEGEPGTALHLDSNLNVVDRITGLHNVHGMAGAPKRGLLVAGSLSATIPGEVAKPAAVSEEDHAAHHGGATKPSPATASQVTLVDAESHEILRRIEVPGIVHHVEVSTDERYAVVTHPGLGAVSVIDLESGEVPATVMTGPIPEYAVVDPVTGRFFVSNAGNNTISDLDPEDGIVTRNFRLQGAPKHMQLDAETRMLMVSEADAGRVSMIDADSGETVDHINIGGELHGIAVDGNAIWSSARERNKVVRINRGTGERLEADVGPEPYHMARVGDALLVSSAAEPVVWVLDPNTLQLRKTIQADDTAHQLVNMP